One genomic segment of Streptomyces sp. RerS4 includes these proteins:
- a CDS encoding VOC family protein — protein sequence MALVAAEVKGAPCWLSLTTRDLEAAERFYAGVLGWSFRPGSFGRAFSVAELDGVPVAGLGAVAEQFAVAVAWVPYFSVDDADEAVARIRGRGGTVGVGPVSYPPRGRAALAADLEGAVFGIWEGLVLPQWRTGTGPPSAWLELHTRNAFDAALFYGDVLRWAGGEGCCEPAYEDDRVVLRHQGEALAALNSGPVEAGAEEAQQRPRWLVHFRVDDLAAARAAALRLGGSVATGAEWGAAVDEQLTLRDPDGALFTLDRAPWR from the coding sequence ATGGCTCTGGTAGCGGCCGAGGTCAAGGGCGCGCCCTGCTGGCTGAGCCTGACCACGCGCGATCTGGAGGCCGCCGAACGCTTCTACGCCGGGGTCCTGGGCTGGTCGTTCCGGCCCGGCAGCTTCGGGCGCGCCTTCTCGGTGGCCGAGCTGGACGGCGTACCGGTGGCGGGGCTGGGGGCCGTGGCGGAGCAGTTCGCCGTCGCGGTGGCCTGGGTGCCGTACTTCTCCGTCGACGACGCCGACGAGGCGGTCGCGCGGATCCGGGGGCGCGGCGGCACGGTCGGTGTCGGCCCCGTGTCGTATCCCCCGCGAGGGCGCGCCGCGCTCGCGGCGGACTTGGAGGGAGCCGTCTTCGGCATCTGGGAAGGCCTGGTCCTGCCGCAGTGGCGGACGGGTACCGGACCGCCCTCCGCGTGGTTGGAACTGCACACCCGCAACGCCTTCGACGCCGCCCTCTTCTACGGGGACGTCCTGCGCTGGGCCGGTGGTGAGGGCTGCTGCGAGCCTGCCTACGAGGACGATCGGGTCGTGCTGCGCCATCAGGGCGAGGCCCTCGCGGCCCTCAACAGCGGCCCGGTCGAGGCCGGCGCCGAGGAAGCCCAGCAGCGACCGCGCTGGCTGGTCCACTTCCGGGTGGACGACCTGGCGGCGGCCCGCGCGGCAGCCCTGCGCCTGGGAGGCAGTGTGGCGACCGGGGCGGAATGGGGCGCCGCCGTGGACGAGCAACTGACCCTGAGGGACCCTGACGGCGCCCTCTTCACCCTGGACCGGGCCCCGTGGCGATGA
- a CDS encoding DeoR/GlpR family DNA-binding transcription regulator, giving the protein MVIEAARLAPRRRALILDMVRRDGAVRVADLVERFGVSDMTIRRDLDVLARDGVLSKVHGGAISAAVTTAAEPSFETKAVLESRAKAAVAEAAAALVEPGSVVALSGGTTAYAVASRLRDVPGLTVVTNSLPVAEILRKAAAEGGSAGHTLLLTGGTPTKSASLVGPLADQAIRSLQVDLLIIGAHGVSERAGATTPNLAEAQTNRALIASATRVAVVADHTKWGVIGLSRFIALSEIDYFVTDDGLAAEARAVLSDAVGRLILAET; this is encoded by the coding sequence ATCGTGATCGAAGCAGCACGCCTCGCGCCGCGGCGGCGGGCGCTGATCCTCGACATGGTGCGCCGTGACGGAGCCGTGCGCGTGGCCGACCTCGTGGAACGGTTCGGGGTCTCGGACATGACCATCCGCCGCGATCTGGACGTCCTCGCCCGCGACGGCGTCCTCTCGAAGGTCCACGGCGGCGCCATCAGCGCGGCGGTGACGACCGCCGCCGAGCCGTCCTTCGAAACCAAGGCCGTCCTGGAGTCACGGGCCAAGGCGGCGGTAGCCGAGGCCGCGGCGGCGCTGGTGGAACCGGGCAGCGTCGTCGCCCTCTCCGGCGGCACGACGGCCTACGCGGTGGCGAGCCGGCTCCGCGACGTCCCGGGCCTGACCGTGGTGACCAACTCCCTGCCCGTCGCCGAGATCCTCCGCAAGGCCGCGGCGGAGGGCGGGTCCGCGGGCCACACGCTCCTCCTCACCGGCGGCACCCCGACGAAGTCGGCCTCCCTGGTCGGCCCCCTGGCGGACCAGGCGATCCGCTCGCTCCAGGTGGACCTGCTCATCATCGGCGCCCACGGGGTATCGGAGCGGGCCGGAGCCACCACCCCGAACCTGGCGGAAGCGCAGACCAACCGCGCGCTGATCGCCTCCGCCACGCGGGTGGCCGTCGTGGCCGACCACACCAAATGGGGGGTGATCGGCCTCAGCCGGTTCATCGCGCTCTCCGAGATCGACTACTTCGTCACGGACGACGGACTGGCCGCCGAGGCGCGGGCGGTTTTGAGTGACGCCGTGGGACGGCTGATCCTCGCCGAAACCTGA
- the galK gene encoding galactokinase, with protein MHVNEAFRRVFGADPDGVWAAPGRVNLIGEHTDYNDGFALPIAIPQTTLLAARRRDDGRLRLHSAQGDGPVVDLAVADLAPGAVTTWAAYPAGVVWALADAGHRVGGADLHFDSTVPTGAGLSSSAALECAVAFAYDDLYGLGLGPPALARLAQRAENAFAGVPCGVMDQMASACCTEGAALHLDSRGTVYEQVPFAPGARGLSLLVVDTRVKHDLGDGAYAALRAGCEQAAALLGLAALRDLPADGLDAAARVLPARLLPLVRHVVSENARVTEAVAHLRAGRVEALGPILTAAHASLRDDYRVSCAETDLAAVAAVDAGALGARITGGGFGGSVIVLVEEDRARAVGAAVTAAFGGAGYRTPHLFPVAPAAGARRVA; from the coding sequence ATGCACGTGAACGAAGCCTTCCGGCGGGTCTTCGGCGCCGACCCGGACGGAGTCTGGGCCGCGCCCGGCCGCGTCAACCTGATAGGCGAACACACCGACTACAACGACGGCTTCGCCCTCCCCATCGCCATCCCGCAGACGACGCTGCTCGCGGCGCGCCGGCGCGACGACGGCCGGCTGCGGCTGCACAGCGCCCAGGGCGACGGCCCCGTCGTCGACCTCGCCGTCGCCGACCTGGCGCCCGGAGCCGTCACCACCTGGGCCGCGTACCCGGCCGGCGTCGTCTGGGCCCTGGCCGACGCCGGCCACCGGGTCGGCGGCGCGGACCTCCACTTCGACAGCACGGTCCCCACCGGCGCCGGCCTGTCGTCCTCCGCCGCGCTGGAGTGCGCGGTCGCCTTCGCCTACGACGACCTCTACGGGCTCGGCCTGGGCCCACCCGCCCTCGCCCGGCTCGCCCAGCGGGCGGAGAACGCCTTCGCGGGCGTCCCCTGCGGGGTCATGGACCAGATGGCCTCGGCCTGCTGCACCGAGGGCGCGGCGCTCCACCTGGACAGCCGCGGCACCGTGTACGAGCAGGTGCCGTTCGCCCCGGGGGCGCGGGGGCTGAGTCTGTTGGTCGTCGACACCCGGGTCAAGCACGACCTCGGGGACGGCGCGTACGCCGCGCTGCGCGCCGGGTGCGAGCAGGCGGCGGCCCTGCTCGGCCTGGCAGCCCTACGGGACCTGCCCGCGGACGGCCTGGACGCCGCCGCGCGCGTGCTCCCCGCGCGGCTGCTGCCCCTGGTGCGGCACGTGGTGAGCGAGAACGCCCGGGTCACGGAGGCCGTCGCCCACCTGCGGGCGGGGCGCGTCGAGGCGTTGGGCCCGATCCTCACGGCCGCCCACGCCTCGCTGCGGGACGACTACCGGGTCTCCTGCGCCGAGACCGACCTCGCGGCGGTCGCCGCCGTGGACGCCGGAGCGCTGGGCGCGCGGATCACCGGCGGCGGGTTCGGCGGATCCGTCATCGTGCTGGTGGAGGAGGATCGGGCGCGGGCCGTCGGCGCCGCCGTCACCGCCGCCTTCGGCGGGGCCGGGTACCGGACACCGCACCTGTTCCCCGTCGCCCCGGCGGCCGGCGCCCGGCGCGTGGCGTGA
- the galT gene encoding galactose-1-phosphate uridylyltransferase codes for MKRTPTKLADGRELIYYDLDDSAVRDALDRRRQAAVESRSELRLDRATGDWVTIASHRQGRVHLPPTDACPLCPSREGHAGEIPAADYQVAVFENRFPALTGRAGRCEVVCFTPEHDASFADLTEERARLVLDAWTDRTERLAALPEVEQVYCFENRGTEIGVTLAHPHGQIYAFPFVPPRTAKMIAAADRHRAATGRNLFEDLLTEARAATPRVVIAGRHWTAYVPYAARWPYEVHLHPHRRVPDLTRLDEAERAEFPGLYLELLRRFDRLFRRDGAPGPGAPTPYISAWHQAPRTGGGELALHLELFTVRRTADKLKYLAGVESGMESFVNDVAPEAAARRLREVATCT; via the coding sequence GTGAAGAGAACCCCGACCAAACTCGCGGACGGCCGCGAGTTGATCTACTACGACCTCGACGACAGCGCCGTCCGCGACGCCCTCGACCGGCGCCGGCAGGCCGCCGTCGAGAGCCGGTCCGAACTGCGGCTGGACCGGGCGACCGGTGACTGGGTGACGATCGCCTCCCACCGGCAGGGGCGCGTCCACCTTCCCCCGACCGACGCCTGCCCCCTCTGCCCCTCCCGCGAGGGACACGCCGGCGAGATCCCGGCCGCGGACTACCAGGTCGCCGTGTTCGAGAACCGGTTCCCCGCCCTGACCGGCCGGGCGGGACGGTGCGAGGTCGTCTGCTTCACGCCCGAGCACGACGCGAGCTTCGCCGACCTCACCGAGGAGCGGGCCCGTCTCGTCCTGGACGCCTGGACGGACCGCACCGAACGGCTGGCCGCCCTCCCCGAGGTCGAGCAGGTCTACTGCTTCGAGAACCGCGGCACGGAGATCGGCGTCACCCTCGCCCACCCGCACGGCCAGATCTACGCCTTCCCCTTCGTCCCCCCGCGCACCGCCAAGATGATCGCCGCCGCGGACCGGCACCGCGCCGCCACCGGCCGCAACCTCTTCGAGGACCTGCTGACCGAAGCCCGAGCCGCGACCCCGCGCGTGGTCATCGCCGGCCGCCACTGGACCGCCTACGTCCCCTACGCCGCCCGCTGGCCGTACGAGGTGCACCTCCACCCCCACCGCCGGGTCCCCGACCTCACCCGGCTCGACGAGGCGGAGCGCGCCGAATTCCCCGGCCTCTACCTGGAACTCCTGCGCCGCTTCGACCGGTTGTTCCGCCGCGACGGAGCGCCGGGGCCGGGCGCCCCCACCCCGTACATCTCCGCCTGGCACCAGGCCCCCCGGACCGGCGGCGGCGAACTCGCCCTGCATCTGGAGCTGTTCACGGTCCGGCGTACGGCAGACAAGCTCAAGTACCTCGCCGGCGTCGAATCGGGGATGGAGTCCTTCGTCAACGACGTGGCGCCGGAAGCCGCGGCGCGGCGCCTGCGGGAGGTCGCGACATGCACGTGA
- a CDS encoding AraC family transcriptional regulator, with product MPTGRAVLVTSLGEPFARVRRLGESSTTGQVTGSLVAGLEDGPRVCDHPGGQEAIRIERGPVPAPEVSHAWRLPARSGGAIPVGRIAPEVGWSQGHLVRRFTAQTGLTPKTSARVLRFHRAVGLLTREGSNPTEVTAACGFHDRAHLNREFRALRPSPW from the coding sequence GTGCCCACGGGCCGCGCGGTCCTGGTGACCAGCCTGGGGGAGCCGTTCGCCCGGGTACGCCGGCTGGGGGAGTCGAGTACGACCGGCCAGGTGACCGGCTCGCTGGTCGCGGGTCTGGAGGACGGACCCCGGGTGTGTGACCACCCCGGCGGCCAGGAGGCGATCCGGATCGAGCGCGGCCCGGTACCCGCGCCCGAGGTGAGCCACGCCTGGCGACTGCCGGCCCGGTCCGGCGGGGCGATCCCCGTCGGCCGGATCGCGCCCGAGGTGGGCTGGAGCCAGGGCCACCTGGTCCGCCGGTTCACCGCACAGACGGGTCTGACGCCCAAGACGTCCGCCCGCGTGCTGCGCTTCCACCGGGCCGTCGGCCTGCTCACCCGCGAGGGCTCGAACCCCACCGAGGTGACCGCCGCCTGCGGCTTCCACGATCGGGCCCACCTCAACCGCGAGTTCCGCGCCCTCCGTCCCTCCCCATGGTGA
- a CDS encoding amino acid permease, which produces METVAPIVTGPGAGEKGLKAGALGLVSSVAIGVASTAPAYSLAATLGLIVTRVGPQAPVVTMLAFIPMLLIAYAYRELNASNADCGTTFTWATRAFGPRVGWMGGWGIIVADVIVMANLAEIAGIYTFRLFGYESLADSRLWTTLAGVAWIAVMTAVSYVGIEISAAVQRGLLAVEVVVLILFAVTAMAKVYTDPPATAIQVSASWFNPLLVPSAEALTAGLLAAVFIYWGWDTAVTVNEETADSTQIPGRAAVISTVLLLVIYVAVATSAQAFAGVGTEGIGLANEDNADDVFSDLGSAVFGDQGVGRFLTGLLILMVLTSAAASTQTTILPLARTVFSMAAHKAVPAGFARVHHKYLTPTWSTVGMGLVSIAFYVLLTLISRDVLADSIESVGLAIAFYYGLTGFACVWYYRKVLTRSPKDFVSKGLLPGLGGLMMLSVFSYACFHVYADPDYGATSIDLPLIGRTGGVTVVGLGALLVGVVLMLFVTREHTAALKLQRSLLPRKLEPQTAVEAASRYVPADSRSGVGGDWFDVIPLPSARVGLVVGNVTGHGLHAAAAMGLLRTSVRVLARMDLPPDELLSHLDDVARQTAAEWARELGEDRALPGTGAVAVSCLYAVYDPVSGRCGMARAGGRPPAVVDADSGAVSFPDLPPGPPLGLGGQTYQSVELQLPPGSIVALFTDGLTQGVGHDADAALRLLAETLAQHRRPLEALCDRVLARLLPGPVDDDVAVLLTRTRMLDAHHVADWELEPDPAVVATARAAVTARLTRWGLDELSFVTELIVSELVTNAIRYTDGPVHVRLIREENLICEVSDTGHTSPHLRHAATDEEGGRGLFLIAQMAYRWGTRYTATGKTIWTEQLVPPPGGP; this is translated from the coding sequence GTGGAGACAGTGGCGCCGATCGTCACGGGTCCGGGCGCCGGGGAGAAGGGCCTCAAGGCCGGCGCCTTGGGCCTGGTCTCCAGCGTGGCCATCGGCGTGGCGTCCACCGCCCCCGCCTACAGCCTGGCCGCCACGCTCGGCCTCATCGTGACGCGGGTCGGCCCCCAGGCACCGGTCGTCACGATGCTGGCCTTCATCCCGATGCTGCTGATCGCCTACGCCTACCGGGAACTCAACGCGAGCAACGCGGATTGCGGCACCACCTTCACCTGGGCGACCCGGGCCTTCGGCCCGCGCGTCGGCTGGATGGGTGGCTGGGGCATCATCGTCGCCGACGTCATCGTCATGGCGAACCTCGCGGAGATCGCCGGCATCTACACCTTCCGCTTGTTCGGCTACGAGTCGCTCGCGGACAGCCGACTGTGGACCACGCTCGCGGGCGTCGCCTGGATCGCCGTGATGACCGCCGTCTCCTACGTCGGCATCGAGATCTCCGCCGCCGTGCAGCGCGGGCTCCTCGCGGTCGAGGTGGTCGTCCTGATCCTCTTCGCCGTCACCGCCATGGCCAAGGTCTACACGGATCCCCCGGCGACGGCGATCCAGGTCTCCGCCTCGTGGTTCAACCCCCTGCTCGTCCCGTCCGCCGAGGCGCTGACCGCGGGGCTCCTGGCCGCCGTCTTCATCTACTGGGGCTGGGACACCGCCGTCACCGTCAACGAGGAGACCGCCGACAGTACGCAGATCCCGGGGCGGGCCGCCGTCATCTCGACCGTCCTGCTGCTGGTCATCTACGTCGCGGTCGCCACGTCGGCGCAGGCGTTCGCGGGCGTCGGGACGGAGGGCATCGGACTGGCCAACGAGGACAACGCCGACGACGTGTTCTCCGACCTCGGCAGCGCGGTCTTCGGTGACCAGGGGGTCGGCCGGTTCCTCACCGGGCTGCTGATCCTGATGGTGCTCACCTCGGCGGCGGCCTCCACGCAGACCACGATCCTGCCCCTGGCCCGGACGGTCTTCTCGATGGCCGCGCACAAGGCCGTCCCCGCCGGCTTCGCCCGCGTCCACCACAAGTACCTCACCCCGACCTGGTCGACGGTGGGCATGGGTCTGGTCTCCATCGCCTTCTACGTCCTGCTGACGCTCATCAGCCGTGACGTGCTGGCCGACTCCATCGAGTCGGTCGGCCTCGCGATCGCGTTCTACTACGGCCTGACCGGCTTCGCCTGCGTCTGGTACTACCGCAAGGTGCTCACGCGCAGCCCGAAGGACTTCGTGTCCAAGGGCCTGCTGCCGGGCCTGGGCGGGCTGATGATGCTCTCGGTGTTCTCCTACGCGTGCTTCCACGTCTACGCCGACCCGGACTACGGGGCGACCTCCATCGACCTGCCGCTGATCGGACGGACGGGCGGGGTGACGGTGGTGGGGCTGGGAGCCCTGCTGGTCGGTGTCGTACTCATGCTGTTCGTCACGCGCGAGCACACCGCGGCGCTCAAGCTCCAGCGGAGCCTGCTGCCGCGGAAACTGGAGCCGCAGACGGCCGTCGAGGCGGCGAGCCGCTACGTGCCGGCCGACAGCCGGTCCGGGGTCGGCGGTGACTGGTTCGACGTCATTCCGTTGCCGAGCGCACGCGTCGGCCTGGTGGTCGGAAACGTGACGGGGCACGGACTGCACGCCGCCGCCGCCATGGGACTGCTGCGCACGAGCGTGCGCGTCCTCGCCAGGATGGACCTCCCGCCGGACGAGCTCCTCTCCCACCTGGACGACGTGGCCCGGCAGACCGCCGCCGAGTGGGCCCGCGAGCTCGGTGAGGACCGTGCCCTGCCCGGCACGGGCGCCGTGGCGGTGAGCTGCCTGTACGCGGTGTACGACCCGGTGTCGGGGCGGTGCGGGATGGCGCGCGCGGGCGGCCGGCCGCCGGCGGTGGTCGACGCGGACAGCGGCGCGGTCTCCTTCCCGGACCTGCCGCCGGGCCCGCCCCTCGGCCTGGGCGGGCAGACGTACCAGAGCGTCGAACTCCAGCTGCCGCCCGGCAGCATCGTGGCCCTCTTCACCGACGGCCTGACGCAGGGCGTCGGCCATGACGCCGACGCGGCCCTGCGGCTCCTCGCCGAAACCCTCGCCCAGCACCGACGCCCCCTCGAAGCACTGTGCGACCGCGTACTGGCGAGGCTGCTCCCGGGACCCGTGGACGACGACGTGGCCGTCCTCCTCACCCGCACACGGATGCTCGACGCGCACCACGTGGCCGACTGGGAACTGGAACCCGACCCGGCGGTGGTGGCCACCGCCCGCGCCGCCGTCACGGCGCGGCTGACGCGGTGGGGGCTGGACGAGCTCTCGTTCGTCACCGAACTGATCGTCAGCGAGCTGGTCACCAACGCCATCCGCTACACCGACGGCCCCGTCCACGTCCGGCTGATCCGGGAGGAGAACCTCATCTGCGAGGTCTCCGACACCGGCCACACCTCACCGCACCTGCGCCACGCCGCCACCGACGAGGAGGGCGGCCGGGGCCTTTTCCTCATCGCCCAGATGGCCTACCGATGGGGAACGCGCTACACCGCCACCGGCAAGACCATCTGGACCGAACAGCTCGTCCCGCCGCCGGGAGGTCCGTGA
- a CDS encoding valine--pyruvate transaminase, translating to MRLSLSGTKMAGLSGLRSIMEDVAASTAGASTDEWLNLSVGNPAPIPAVHDMWQAALRESLTEDFDEAGCRYGPSRGSHALVEAIADYFHRTYGWQLGPENIAVGPGSQMVCFAAASLFAGPGIHGERRIVLPMVPDYTGYQGLCMHDDGIAGVAPLIHREPGHGFRYALDIEALRRRADIGMMLISSPGNPTGRALSRADLDALTVLATEREVPLFVDHAYGAPFPRIAEVHTEPVLNDSVVNCFSASKAGLPGERIGFAIGHPKYIAPLAAFMSNSVLHAPQLAQHAFARVLSDGRLDETTRHAITPYYRQKKRFVEELLNELMPADVDWRMHSGDGGMFCWLWVDHPWFEDTTLYSRLKERSVFVVPGRHFFVDPLLHPDLADHATRCFRLSLSANEKVIAEGVDRLADVVREMRDEAAAGGPR from the coding sequence ATGCGGCTGTCGCTCAGCGGCACCAAGATGGCCGGACTCTCCGGCCTGCGCAGCATCATGGAAGACGTCGCCGCGAGCACGGCCGGAGCTTCGACCGACGAATGGCTCAACCTGAGCGTGGGCAACCCCGCTCCCATCCCCGCCGTGCACGACATGTGGCAGGCGGCCCTGAGGGAATCCCTCACCGAGGACTTCGACGAGGCCGGCTGCCGCTACGGCCCGTCCCGTGGCAGCCATGCCCTCGTCGAGGCCATCGCCGACTACTTCCACCGGACGTACGGCTGGCAACTCGGCCCCGAGAACATCGCCGTCGGCCCCGGCAGCCAGATGGTCTGCTTCGCGGCGGCCTCTCTCTTCGCCGGCCCGGGAATCCACGGTGAGCGGCGGATCGTGCTGCCCATGGTGCCCGACTACACGGGCTATCAGGGACTGTGCATGCACGACGACGGCATCGCCGGAGTCGCCCCGCTGATCCACCGCGAGCCCGGCCACGGCTTCCGCTACGCCCTGGACATCGAAGCGCTGCGGCGCCGCGCGGACATCGGAATGATGCTGATCTCCAGCCCCGGCAACCCCACAGGACGCGCGCTGAGCCGCGCCGACCTGGACGCGCTGACGGTGCTCGCCACCGAGCGTGAGGTGCCCCTGTTCGTCGACCACGCCTATGGCGCGCCCTTCCCCCGGATCGCGGAGGTGCACACCGAGCCGGTGCTGAACGACAGCGTCGTCAACTGCTTCTCCGCGTCGAAGGCCGGCCTGCCCGGCGAACGGATCGGTTTCGCGATCGGCCACCCGAAGTACATCGCCCCGCTCGCGGCGTTCATGTCCAACTCCGTCCTCCACGCGCCCCAGCTCGCCCAGCACGCCTTCGCCCGGGTGCTGTCCGACGGGCGCCTCGACGAGACAACCCGTCACGCGATCACGCCGTACTACCGCCAGAAGAAGCGGTTCGTCGAGGAACTGTTGAACGAACTGATGCCGGCGGACGTCGACTGGCGCATGCACTCCGGGGACGGAGGCATGTTCTGCTGGCTGTGGGTGGATCACCCTTGGTTCGAAGACACCACGTTGTACAGCCGACTCAAGGAGAGGAGCGTGTTCGTGGTACCGGGTCGCCACTTCTTCGTCGATCCGCTGCTCCACCCCGACCTCGCCGACCACGCGACCCGGTGCTTCCGCCTGAGCCTGAGCGCGAACGAGAAGGTGATCGCCGAGGGCGTCGACCGGCTCGCGGACGTGGTGCGCGAGATGCGGGACGAGGCGGCGGCCGGCGGACCGCGGTAG
- a CDS encoding MFS transporter: MILRDRAARALLASTALLGIGMGVYLLALGQLLFRFTGGPAAFALILTLQGIGAICVLPFSGPLVDVLDSRHVYVLCSVLRAVVVCGVAVMALADVPGAVPLIGVGVVLLAVFDNVQRAALFKFTAWHVDAGHRARLNGLLNVAIQAGALSGMALLGVMLLWTSLPVALFVDGLVSLASAALMIAARPTGAEPRRPLTGTVLRAALPGTFRDWNGMFRRYRGEGVVLAMVVLCAADFVFQASLSTLVVPLVNENYGGRGQYVSVFEGVFALGMVASSLFLRYTVRQRLLPLWAALQAAAPLVLTATDAPPLQMAAVFVAGAANLNSVTWLITTLQEHAGAEEKGKMASVRLLSIGVGTVALMPLIGHATAVSLGTGFLTVSAVAVAFTVLSVVVAARYRPRDPSADLPLPGERTSPVPS, encoded by the coding sequence ATGATCCTGCGCGATCGTGCGGCCCGCGCGCTGCTGGCGTCGACCGCCCTGCTCGGCATCGGCATGGGTGTCTACCTGCTCGCGCTGGGCCAGTTGCTGTTCCGCTTCACGGGCGGACCCGCGGCGTTCGCGTTGATCCTCACGCTGCAGGGGATCGGAGCCATCTGTGTGCTCCCGTTCTCGGGACCGCTCGTCGACGTTCTCGACTCCCGACACGTCTACGTGCTGTGCAGCGTCCTGCGGGCGGTCGTCGTCTGTGGTGTCGCGGTCATGGCGCTCGCCGACGTGCCCGGGGCCGTACCCCTGATCGGGGTGGGCGTCGTCCTGCTCGCCGTCTTCGACAACGTGCAACGCGCCGCGCTGTTCAAGTTCACCGCGTGGCACGTGGACGCCGGACACCGCGCCCGGCTCAACGGCCTGCTCAACGTGGCGATCCAGGCGGGAGCCCTGAGCGGCATGGCGCTCCTCGGCGTCATGCTGCTGTGGACCTCGCTGCCGGTGGCGCTGTTCGTCGACGGCCTCGTCTCCCTCGCCTCGGCCGCCCTCATGATCGCCGCACGGCCGACCGGCGCCGAGCCGCGACGGCCACTCACCGGCACGGTCCTGCGGGCCGCGCTCCCCGGTACGTTCCGCGACTGGAACGGCATGTTCCGGCGCTATCGGGGGGAGGGCGTGGTGCTGGCGATGGTCGTCCTGTGCGCGGCGGACTTCGTCTTCCAGGCGAGCCTGAGCACACTCGTCGTGCCACTCGTGAACGAGAACTACGGCGGCCGGGGTCAGTACGTCTCCGTGTTCGAAGGCGTCTTCGCCCTGGGCATGGTCGCCTCGTCCCTCTTCCTGCGGTACACCGTGCGACAGCGGCTGCTGCCGCTGTGGGCCGCCCTCCAGGCGGCCGCACCCCTCGTGCTCACCGCCACGGACGCGCCGCCCCTCCAGATGGCCGCCGTCTTCGTGGCCGGGGCCGCCAACCTCAACAGCGTCACCTGGCTCATCACGACGCTGCAGGAGCACGCCGGAGCCGAGGAGAAGGGCAAGATGGCCTCGGTCCGGCTCCTGTCGATCGGAGTCGGCACCGTCGCCCTCATGCCGCTGATCGGCCATGCCACCGCGGTGTCCCTCGGCACGGGGTTCCTCACCGTATCCGCCGTGGCCGTCGCCTTCACCGTGCTCTCCGTCGTCGTGGCGGCGCGGTACCGCCCGCGCGATCCCTCGGCCGATCTCCCCCTCCCGGGCGAGCGCACGTCCCCGGTCCCCTCATGA